A region of Streptomyces sp. NBC_01267 DNA encodes the following proteins:
- a CDS encoding TerD family protein: MTKGQAISLQKNNGGTLTAVRMGLGWQAAPRRGLFGSRTREIDLDASAVLFADKQPVDVVFFRHLVSDDGSVKHTGDNLVGGAGQGGDDEAILVDLSRVPVHIDQIVFTVNSFTGQTFQEVQNAFCRIVDEANGDELARYTLDGGGQFTAQIMAKVHRAGAGWQMTAIGAPANGRTFQDLMPTILPHL; encoded by the coding sequence CTGACCAAGGGGCAGGCCATCAGCCTGCAGAAGAACAACGGGGGCACCCTGACCGCGGTGCGGATGGGACTCGGCTGGCAGGCGGCACCGCGCCGCGGGCTGTTCGGTTCACGCACCCGTGAGATCGACCTCGATGCCTCGGCGGTGCTGTTCGCCGACAAGCAGCCGGTGGACGTCGTGTTCTTCCGTCATCTCGTCAGCGACGACGGCTCGGTGAAGCACACCGGGGACAATCTGGTCGGCGGCGCCGGACAGGGCGGCGACGACGAGGCGATCCTCGTCGATCTCTCGCGGGTCCCGGTGCACATCGACCAGATCGTCTTCACGGTGAACTCCTTCACCGGCCAGACGTTCCAGGAGGTGCAGAACGCCTTCTGCCGCATCGTCGACGAGGCCAACGGTGACGAACTCGCCCGGTACACGCTCGACGGCGGCGGCCAGTTCACCGCCCAGATCATGGCGAAGGTGCACCGCGCGGGCGCGGGCTGGCAGATGACGGCCATCGGCGCCCCCGCCAACGGCCGCACGTTCCAGGACCTGATGCCGACGATCCTGCCGCACCTGTAA
- the uvrB gene encoding excinuclease ABC subunit UvrB: MRPVSKIERTVAPFEVVSPYQPSGDQPTAIAELEKRIRAGEKDVVLLGATGTGKSATTAWMIEKLQRPTLVMAPNKTLAAQLANEFRELLPNNAVEYFVSYYDYYQPEAYVPQSDTYIEKDSSINEEVERLRHSATNSLLTRRDVIVVASVSCIYGLGTPQEYVDRMVSLKVGDELDRDELLRRFVDIQYTRNDVAFTRGTFRVRGDTIEIFPVYEELAVRIEMFGDEIEALSTLHPLTGEIISEDESLYIFPATHYVAGPERMEKAVNGIEKELEGRLAELDRQGKMLESQRLRMRTTYDLEMLRQIGSCSGVENYSMHFDGREPGTAPNTLIDYFPEDFLLVLDESHVTVPQIGAMYEGDASRKRTLVDHGFRLPSAMDNRPLKWEEFQQRIGQTVYLSATPGKYELSRGDGFVEQIIRPTGLVDPEVVVKPTEGQIDDLVHEIRMRTEKDERVLVTTLTKKMAEDLTDYFLDLGIQVRYLHSDVDTLRRIELLRELRAGEYDVLVGINLLREGLDLPEVSLVAILDADKEGFLRSGTSLIQTIGRAARNVSGQVHMYADRITPAMEKAIEETNRRREKQVAYNKERGLDPQPLRKKINDIVATIAREEVDTEELLGTGYRQTKDGKQAKAPVPALGGGAGKGAKGARTVPTDRPAAELAGIIEEMTERMRAAAADLQFEVAARLRDEVGELKKELRQMKEGGLA, translated from the coding sequence ATGCGGCCCGTTTCCAAGATCGAACGCACGGTGGCGCCTTTCGAGGTCGTCAGTCCCTACCAGCCCAGCGGCGACCAGCCGACGGCCATCGCAGAGCTGGAAAAGCGCATTCGTGCAGGTGAGAAGGATGTTGTCCTGCTCGGCGCGACCGGTACCGGCAAGTCGGCGACCACTGCCTGGATGATCGAGAAGCTCCAGCGCCCCACTCTGGTGATGGCGCCGAACAAGACGCTCGCCGCCCAGCTGGCCAACGAATTCCGTGAGCTGCTCCCCAACAACGCCGTCGAGTACTTCGTCTCGTACTACGACTACTACCAGCCCGAGGCGTACGTCCCGCAGTCCGATACGTACATCGAGAAGGACTCCTCGATCAACGAGGAGGTCGAGCGGCTGCGCCACTCCGCGACGAACTCGCTGCTGACCCGGCGCGATGTGATCGTGGTCGCCTCGGTCTCCTGCATCTACGGCCTCGGTACGCCCCAGGAGTACGTCGACCGGATGGTGTCGCTCAAGGTGGGCGACGAGCTGGACCGCGACGAGCTGCTGCGCCGCTTCGTCGACATCCAGTACACGCGCAACGACGTGGCCTTCACCCGCGGCACCTTCCGTGTGCGCGGCGACACCATCGAGATCTTCCCGGTGTACGAGGAGCTCGCGGTCCGGATCGAGATGTTTGGCGACGAGATCGAGGCGCTCTCCACGCTGCACCCGCTCACCGGCGAGATCATCAGCGAGGACGAATCCCTCTACATCTTCCCGGCCACCCACTACGTGGCGGGCCCGGAACGCATGGAGAAGGCGGTCAACGGCATCGAGAAGGAGCTGGAGGGGCGGCTCGCGGAGCTGGACAGACAGGGCAAGATGCTGGAGTCCCAGCGGCTGCGCATGCGCACCACCTATGACCTGGAGATGCTGCGCCAGATCGGCAGCTGCTCCGGCGTCGAGAACTACTCGATGCACTTCGACGGCCGTGAGCCCGGAACCGCGCCCAACACGCTCATCGACTACTTCCCCGAGGACTTCCTGCTCGTTCTCGACGAATCGCATGTCACCGTTCCGCAGATCGGCGCGATGTACGAGGGCGACGCCTCCCGCAAGCGCACACTCGTCGACCACGGCTTCCGGCTTCCGTCCGCGATGGACAACAGACCGCTGAAGTGGGAGGAATTCCAGCAGCGGATCGGCCAGACCGTCTACCTGTCCGCCACCCCGGGGAAGTACGAACTCTCGCGGGGCGACGGCTTCGTGGAGCAGATCATCCGCCCCACCGGACTCGTCGACCCCGAGGTCGTCGTCAAGCCCACCGAGGGCCAGATCGACGACCTCGTGCACGAGATCCGTATGCGCACGGAGAAGGACGAGCGCGTCTTGGTGACCACGCTCACCAAGAAGATGGCCGAGGACCTCACCGACTACTTCCTCGACCTGGGCATCCAGGTCCGCTATCTGCACAGCGATGTCGACACGCTGCGCCGTATCGAGCTGCTGCGCGAGCTGCGGGCCGGTGAGTACGACGTACTGGTCGGCATCAACCTTCTGCGTGAAGGACTCGACCTCCCCGAGGTGTCGCTGGTCGCCATCCTCGACGCGGACAAGGAGGGCTTCCTGCGGTCGGGGACCTCACTGATCCAGACGATCGGCCGGGCGGCGCGCAACGTCTCCGGGCAGGTCCACATGTACGCGGACCGGATCACTCCGGCGATGGAGAAGGCCATCGAGGAGACCAACCGGCGCAGGGAGAAGCAGGTCGCGTACAACAAGGAGCGCGGTCTCGACCCGCAGCCCCTGCGTAAGAAGATCAACGACATCGTCGCGACGATCGCGCGCGAGGAGGTCGACACCGAGGAACTGCTCGGCACCGGCTACCGCCAGACGAAGGACGGGAAGCAGGCGAAGGCTCCGGTGCCCGCGCTGGGCGGCGGAGCGGGCAAGGGCGCCAAGGGCGCGAGGACGGTTCCCACCGATCGTCCCGCGGCCGAACTCGCGGGGATCATCGAGGAGATGACCGAGCGGATGCGGGCCGCGGCGGCGGATCTGCAGTTCGAGGTGGCCGCCCGGCTCCGTGACGAAGTCGGCGAGCTGAAGAAGGAGTTGCGCCAGATGAAGGAGGGAGGGCTGGCCTGA
- a CDS encoding methylated-DNA--[protein]-cysteine S-methyltransferase, with product MNSDRQIIEWTAVGSDIGPLLLAATGRGLLSVVFHADAAVRKRALEQLAARCGTAPVEAPDSVRLAGPVRQLAAYFAGDLQEFDLPLDWTLTSGFNRQVLRELATGVPYGSVVGYGDLAHRVGQPGAAQAVGVAMGSNPLPVVVPCHRVVESDGGLGGFGGGLETKRRLLALEGVLPQPLF from the coding sequence GTGAACAGCGACCGGCAGATCATCGAGTGGACCGCAGTCGGCAGCGACATCGGGCCACTGCTGCTCGCTGCGACCGGGAGGGGCCTGCTGAGCGTCGTCTTCCATGCCGACGCAGCGGTGCGGAAGAGAGCCCTTGAGCAGCTTGCCGCGCGATGCGGGACCGCACCGGTCGAGGCGCCGGATTCGGTACGGCTGGCCGGACCCGTGCGTCAGCTGGCGGCCTATTTCGCGGGTGATCTGCAGGAATTCGACCTGCCGCTGGACTGGACGCTGACCTCCGGGTTCAACCGGCAGGTGCTGCGTGAGCTGGCGACCGGAGTGCCGTACGGCTCGGTCGTCGGGTACGGCGACCTCGCGCACCGGGTGGGCCAACCGGGGGCGGCGCAGGCGGTCGGCGTGGCGATGGGGTCGAATCCACTGCCGGTCGTCGTGCCCTGCCACCGTGTCGTGGAGAGTGATGGAGGGCTGGGCGGATTCGGCGGAGGGCTGGAGACGAAGCGCCGGCTGCTGGCCCTTGAGGGCGTGCTCCCACAACCCCTCTTCTGA
- a CDS encoding TerD family protein → MTAELVRGQNHPLPGTRLEIRVSTGKPVVAGATLGDEQGKVRGAEWVAHPGAPQLPGLEVSGQAASDHRLAVDLEALPDTVHRVNVLLALPDGVGGPASFAAVAAPFVAVTGPDGAEIATYTVTGLDAESAVVALELYRRHGAWKVRAVGQGYAGGLAEMLSDQGLLQAHELAGVIQAAVVGGAARAVAVPPPRTAGAGTGPSGPVDYVHPRRRSAAPPPPPASPPGQPATPVAGDATGWSMEERLYNQVWGMFEDLARTTAAYRSAVGFAESRMEQEVDRALSDPRGRIGPAGADARRQAQEKRDGLTAQAREVLDRDLAQLIAESQVVEPALPPAFARWDNPVWHGYRVPMEIPMALRVGDLHLPERPELRIPMLVRLPLERGLWIDSARTTSDPAVEWDAGRLRTRAMDTAVALAARLLAVYPAGEFAVHVIDPAGSAAGSLAPLVGSGVLDPAPVAGARTVADVLGRLVQRVDLVQMAVRGGAADSLPPDLDTAEQLLIVNDFPHGFDDRALTHLRYLADEGPSVGVHLLMVADREDASRYGPVLDPLWRSLLRITPVPDDHLADPWVGHAWTYEPSLPPPGSRVLDHVLGHVAEARRGLPD, encoded by the coding sequence ATGACGGCCGAGCTGGTGCGGGGGCAGAACCACCCCCTGCCCGGGACCCGACTGGAGATCCGGGTCTCCACCGGAAAGCCGGTCGTGGCCGGTGCCACGCTCGGCGACGAGCAGGGAAAGGTCCGTGGCGCGGAGTGGGTCGCCCACCCCGGGGCGCCGCAGCTGCCCGGCCTCGAAGTCTCCGGACAGGCGGCGAGCGACCATCGGCTCGCCGTCGACCTGGAGGCGCTGCCGGACACCGTGCACCGCGTGAACGTCCTGCTCGCGCTGCCCGACGGCGTCGGGGGCCCTGCCTCGTTCGCCGCCGTCGCCGCACCTTTCGTCGCGGTCACCGGTCCCGACGGCGCGGAGATCGCCACCTACACCGTCACCGGTCTCGACGCCGAGTCAGCGGTTGTTGCCCTGGAGCTCTACCGCAGACACGGTGCCTGGAAGGTCCGTGCCGTCGGCCAGGGATACGCGGGCGGCCTCGCCGAAATGCTCAGCGACCAGGGGCTGTTGCAGGCCCATGAGCTCGCCGGTGTCATCCAGGCCGCGGTCGTGGGCGGTGCGGCCCGCGCGGTGGCGGTGCCGCCGCCCCGGACGGCCGGGGCCGGAACCGGACCCAGCGGCCCCGTCGACTACGTGCATCCGCGCCGTCGGAGCGCCGCACCTCCGCCTCCTCCCGCTTCCCCGCCCGGACAACCGGCCACGCCTGTCGCGGGAGATGCCACCGGCTGGTCCATGGAGGAGCGCCTGTACAACCAGGTCTGGGGCATGTTCGAGGACCTGGCGCGCACCACCGCCGCGTACCGCAGTGCGGTCGGCTTCGCCGAGTCCCGCATGGAGCAGGAGGTCGACCGGGCCCTCTCGGATCCGCGCGGCCGTATCGGCCCCGCCGGGGCCGACGCCCGTCGGCAGGCGCAGGAGAAGCGTGACGGGCTGACAGCCCAGGCGCGTGAGGTGCTCGACCGTGACCTCGCCCAGCTCATCGCGGAATCGCAGGTCGTGGAGCCCGCTCTGCCCCCGGCCTTCGCCCGCTGGGACAACCCCGTCTGGCACGGGTACCGCGTTCCGATGGAGATCCCGATGGCGCTGCGCGTCGGAGATCTGCACCTTCCGGAACGGCCCGAGCTGCGCATCCCGATGCTGGTACGGCTGCCACTGGAGCGCGGTCTGTGGATCGACAGCGCTCGCACCACATCCGACCCGGCCGTGGAGTGGGACGCGGGCCGGCTGCGTACACGTGCCATGGACACCGCGGTGGCGCTGGCCGCGCGGCTGCTGGCGGTCTACCCCGCCGGTGAGTTCGCGGTGCACGTCATCGACCCGGCGGGTTCGGCTGCCGGATCGCTTGCCCCGCTGGTCGGTTCAGGAGTGCTCGACCCGGCGCCGGTGGCGGGTGCGCGGACGGTGGCCGATGTACTGGGGCGGCTCGTCCAGCGGGTGGATCTGGTGCAGATGGCCGTGCGCGGCGGCGCGGCCGACTCTCTTCCGCCGGACCTGGACACCGCGGAACAACTGCTGATCGTCAACGACTTCCCGCACGGATTCGACGACCGTGCGCTCACGCATCTGCGCTATCTCGCCGACGAGGGGCCGTCCGTCGGCGTCCATCTGCTGATGGTCGCCGACCGGGAGGACGCGAGCCGGTACGGTCCGGTGCTCGATCCGCTGTGGCGTTCGCTTCTGCGTATAACGCCCGTGCCCGACGACCACCTTGCCGACCCGTGGGTCGGTCACGCCTGGACGTATGAGCCGTCACTCCCGCCGCCGGGCAGCCGGGTGCTGGATCACGTCCTCGGTCACGTGGCCGAGGCCCGTCGAGGCCTGCCGGACTGA
- a CDS encoding cupin domain-containing protein → MTTIDQTSASFAVHIPDAELEPEPLDPAQIVSGNPEVTGKVLWESADGTQLRGIWQITPGVVTDTEANELFVVVSGRASVAVEGGQTLEIGPGDACVLREGDRTTWTVHETLRKAYHISL, encoded by the coding sequence ATGACAACAATTGATCAGACTTCCGCTTCTTTTGCCGTGCACATCCCGGATGCCGAACTGGAGCCGGAGCCCCTGGACCCGGCGCAGATCGTCTCCGGGAATCCCGAGGTCACGGGCAAGGTGCTCTGGGAATCGGCGGACGGCACCCAACTGCGCGGGATCTGGCAGATCACCCCCGGTGTGGTGACCGACACCGAGGCCAATGAACTCTTCGTGGTGGTCAGCGGGCGGGCGAGCGTCGCGGTCGAGGGCGGGCAGACCCTGGAGATCGGCCCCGGCGACGCCTGCGTGCTGCGCGAGGGCGACCGTACGACCTGGACCGTCCACGAGACGCTGCGCAAGGCGTACCACATCAGCCTCTGA
- a CDS encoding class I SAM-dependent methyltransferase yields MDPTQLFYDQLAADYDLIYADWDAAVTRQGDALDALISEARGPGRHDVLDCACGIGTQALGLAARGHRVTGSDLSPVAAARAQREARARGLRFTAGAADMRALPFADRSFDVVVCADNSLPHLLTSVDVRAALDEMRRVLRPGGLLLLSTRPYDQLRRERPGSTPPQVRERPEGRTITFQLWHWHRDGERYDLEHFQLLPEEGPTWVTRTRRATYWALTQRETAGFAARAGFVETRWHAPEDTGFFQPVMVAKVSRYDNN; encoded by the coding sequence GTGGACCCCACACAGCTCTTCTACGATCAACTCGCCGCCGATTACGACCTGATCTACGCCGACTGGGACGCCGCCGTGACCCGGCAGGGCGACGCGCTCGACGCGCTGATCTCCGAGGCGCGCGGGCCGGGCCGCCACGACGTACTCGACTGCGCCTGTGGCATCGGCACGCAGGCGCTGGGCCTGGCGGCGCGCGGACACCGGGTCACCGGCAGCGATCTCAGCCCGGTCGCGGCGGCGCGGGCCCAGCGTGAAGCCCGTGCGCGTGGACTCCGGTTCACGGCCGGCGCCGCGGACATGCGCGCGCTGCCGTTCGCGGACCGTTCCTTCGATGTCGTCGTCTGCGCCGACAACTCCCTGCCGCACCTGCTCACTTCCGTCGACGTACGGGCCGCGCTCGACGAGATGCGCAGAGTGCTGCGGCCCGGCGGGCTGCTTCTGCTGTCCACACGTCCGTACGACCAACTGCGCCGCGAGCGGCCCGGTTCCACTCCGCCCCAGGTGAGGGAGCGGCCCGAGGGGCGGACCATCACCTTCCAGCTGTGGCACTGGCACCGGGACGGCGAGCGCTACGACCTGGAGCACTTCCAACTGCTGCCGGAGGAGGGCCCGACCTGGGTGACGCGGACGCGCCGGGCCACTTACTGGGCGCTCACCCAGCGGGAGACCGCCGGTTTCGCGGCGCGGGCGGGGTTCGTGGAGACCAGATGGCATGCTCCTGAGGACACCGGATTTTTCCAGCCGGTCATGGTCGCTAAAGTTTCGCGCTATGACAACAATTGA
- a CDS encoding WGR domain-containing protein — protein sequence MAAAQVGKTTYLELSQEGGGAHKFYEVTVTGTVVAVRYGRIGADGQRQVSTFPTVEKAKAAAAKKLGEKVRKGYAPAVRGGRAPRSVTRRQVTSAPSTARATAPVLWRFRTGTSAFGIHIDEDHCWVGNQHGDVYTLGHDGEVLARFSLPDGVKCLVADDFWIYAGCDDGKVYDLSSKVPFAAYEIADDVDIFWLDIHEGVLNVSDRSGGLTVIDHEDEFQWSRRSNGSNAWMVRADDSAVYHGHTRGVTAYAADGSGELWHTDTSGGVLFGWQEETAVYAGTGRQVVERLSKATGRSEARYRCDAAVYSCATSADGEYVFAGDLASSVYCFAADGTRLWKLGTGGGSALSMQYHAEKLYIVTTDGSLACIDASEAAITAAQGGSVPVALDVKQAAALPTYTPAATVATVSAMPAPGAGIVVECVQVGGRLRVQVVSDGYEPSWHVQFPRAIRQVGARYVVDALHSSSGGFYRVRGEIKRLV from the coding sequence ATGGCTGCTGCGCAGGTGGGGAAGACGACGTATCTGGAGCTGTCCCAGGAGGGCGGCGGGGCACACAAATTCTACGAAGTGACCGTCACCGGCACGGTGGTAGCCGTGCGGTACGGGCGCATCGGCGCCGACGGGCAGCGCCAGGTCTCGACCTTCCCGACGGTCGAGAAGGCGAAGGCCGCCGCGGCGAAGAAGCTGGGTGAGAAGGTGCGCAAGGGATACGCACCGGCGGTACGGGGCGGGCGCGCACCCCGGTCCGTGACCCGCCGTCAGGTGACCTCGGCTCCTTCCACGGCGCGGGCGACGGCCCCGGTGCTCTGGCGGTTCCGTACCGGCACCTCGGCGTTCGGGATCCATATCGACGAGGACCACTGCTGGGTCGGAAACCAGCACGGCGATGTCTACACGCTGGGCCACGACGGCGAGGTGCTGGCCCGCTTCTCGCTGCCGGACGGCGTCAAGTGCCTGGTCGCGGACGACTTCTGGATCTACGCGGGGTGTGACGACGGCAAGGTGTACGACCTGTCGTCGAAGGTGCCCTTCGCCGCGTACGAAATCGCGGACGACGTGGACATCTTCTGGCTGGACATCCACGAGGGCGTGCTGAACGTGTCCGACCGCAGTGGCGGTCTCACGGTCATCGACCACGAGGACGAGTTCCAGTGGTCCCGCCGCTCCAACGGCAGCAACGCCTGGATGGTGCGAGCCGACGACAGCGCGGTCTATCACGGGCACACGCGCGGTGTGACGGCGTACGCCGCGGACGGCAGCGGCGAGTTGTGGCACACGGACACCTCCGGCGGCGTGCTCTTCGGCTGGCAGGAGGAGACCGCGGTGTACGCGGGAACGGGCCGGCAGGTCGTCGAGCGGCTGTCCAAGGCGACCGGCCGGAGCGAGGCGCGGTACCGGTGCGACGCGGCGGTCTACTCCTGCGCGACCTCCGCCGACGGCGAGTACGTCTTCGCGGGCGACCTCGCCTCCTCGGTCTACTGCTTCGCCGCGGACGGCACCCGGCTGTGGAAGCTGGGGACGGGCGGCGGCTCGGCGCTCTCCATGCAGTACCACGCCGAGAAGCTGTACATCGTCACCACGGACGGCTCGCTGGCCTGCATCGATGCGAGCGAGGCGGCCATCACCGCGGCGCAGGGCGGAAGCGTTCCGGTCGCCTTGGACGTCAAGCAGGCTGCGGCGCTTCCCACGTACACCCCGGCGGCGACCGTGGCCACGGTGAGTGCGATGCCCGCGCCGGGAGCCGGGATAGTCGTGGAGTGCGTGCAGGTCGGCGGACGGCTGCGCGTCCAGGTGGTCTCGGACGGCTACGAACCCTCCTGGCACGTCCAGTTCCCCCGGGCGATACGTCAGGTCGGCGCCCGCTACGTGGTGGACGCGCTGCACTCCTCCTCGGGCGGCTTCTACCGGGTGCGGGGAGAGATAAAGCGCCTGGTCTAG
- a CDS encoding uridine kinase, whose product MRLEAISWERLADALAQRADGLKAADGGPWPKIAIDGAPAAPTAELSAAVAEALRERGRSVHLVSTQGFLRPASLRYEYGKRDPDAYYSGWFDTGALWREVFGPLEAGGSGRVLPDLWDPVTDRATRSPYQQLPDGALLIVQGPFLFGHWFPFDLSVHLRLSPGALQRRTGQDTQWTLPAFRRYEDEVDPAETADVVVRADHPDHLAWNGPTRGRV is encoded by the coding sequence GTGCGACTCGAAGCGATCTCCTGGGAACGGCTGGCCGATGCCCTGGCACAGCGCGCGGACGGACTGAAGGCCGCGGACGGCGGCCCCTGGCCCAAGATCGCGATCGATGGCGCACCCGCCGCGCCCACCGCCGAACTGTCGGCCGCCGTGGCCGAGGCGCTACGGGAACGCGGCCGGTCCGTCCACCTCGTCAGCACACAGGGCTTTCTACGCCCGGCCTCCCTGCGGTACGAGTACGGGAAGCGGGACCCGGACGCGTATTACAGCGGCTGGTTCGACACGGGTGCGCTCTGGCGGGAGGTCTTCGGTCCGCTGGAGGCAGGCGGCAGCGGTCGTGTACTGCCCGATCTGTGGGACCCGGTGACCGATCGGGCCACCCGCAGCCCGTATCAGCAACTTCCGGACGGTGCGCTGTTGATCGTGCAGGGGCCGTTTCTGTTCGGGCACTGGTTTCCCTTCGATCTGAGTGTGCACCTGCGGCTCTCGCCGGGAGCGCTTCAGCGCCGTACCGGGCAGGACACGCAGTGGACGTTGCCGGCCTTCCGGAGGTACGAGGACGAAGTGGATCCTGCGGAGACCGCCGATGTCGTCGTACGGGCGGACCACCCCGACCACCTCGCCTGGAACGGTCCCACCCGGGGGCGGGTCTAG
- a CDS encoding MFS transporter, which translates to MTAVDNEADGTAGIPGPLAHPADLPALRRRVNAVLIASQILGGLGVATGVALAAVLAKQVSGTEALSGLAPTATVIGTALLSVPLAALMTARGRRPGLVLAYLIGAVGAAVVVLAAVLSNFPLLLVGMAGFGAASSANLQARFAAADLAEPERRGRAISTVVWATTIGAVLGPNIAAPAGRSVTGLGIPAAAGPFAWSAGVFLVSGALVAVLLRPDPLLTARALAPASDRSPEGRSLRAGVAAVAASPRARLALVTVAVSHTTMVSIMSMTPVALSHHGAGIQLIGLVISGHIAGMYAFSPVMGWLSDRIGRLAVIGLAAGLLAFAALLAGTAGSSHGQTAAGLFVLGLGWSAGLVSGSTLLTDSVPQPARAAVQGLSDLTMNTAAGVGGVAAGLIVSRASYGWLNAAGACLLLPLAGLVLLTVRRRATAATVRG; encoded by the coding sequence ATGACCGCCGTCGACAACGAGGCCGACGGCACGGCCGGTATACCGGGCCCGCTCGCCCACCCCGCCGACCTGCCCGCCCTGCGCCGCCGGGTCAATGCCGTGCTCATCGCGAGCCAGATACTCGGCGGGCTCGGCGTCGCGACCGGTGTCGCGCTCGCCGCCGTACTGGCCAAGCAGGTCAGTGGTACCGAGGCCCTGTCCGGGCTCGCTCCGACGGCGACCGTGATCGGCACCGCTCTGCTCTCCGTGCCGCTGGCAGCCCTGATGACCGCCCGCGGACGCCGCCCCGGGCTGGTTCTCGCGTATCTGATCGGTGCGGTCGGTGCGGCTGTCGTCGTGCTGGCCGCCGTCCTCTCCAACTTCCCGCTCCTGCTGGTGGGCATGGCCGGTTTCGGTGCCGCCTCCTCCGCCAATCTGCAGGCCCGCTTCGCCGCCGCCGACCTGGCGGAACCGGAACGCCGCGGCCGGGCCATCTCCACCGTCGTGTGGGCCACCACGATCGGTGCCGTTCTCGGGCCGAACATCGCCGCCCCCGCCGGTCGCAGTGTGACGGGCCTGGGCATTCCCGCGGCGGCGGGCCCGTTCGCCTGGTCGGCCGGGGTGTTCCTGGTGTCGGGGGCGCTCGTCGCCGTACTGCTGCGGCCCGATCCGCTGCTGACGGCGCGCGCCCTGGCCCCGGCCTCGGACCGGTCCCCCGAGGGCCGTTCGCTGCGGGCCGGCGTCGCAGCGGTGGCCGCGTCGCCGCGGGCGCGACTGGCGCTGGTGACCGTCGCGGTGTCGCACACCACGATGGTGTCGATCATGTCGATGACCCCGGTCGCGCTCAGCCACCACGGCGCCGGCATCCAGCTGATCGGGCTGGTCATCTCCGGTCACATCGCGGGGATGTACGCGTTCTCCCCGGTGATGGGGTGGCTCTCGGACCGCATCGGCCGCCTCGCGGTGATCGGTCTGGCGGCCGGACTCCTGGCGTTCGCCGCGCTGCTGGCCGGGACCGCGGGCAGCAGTCACGGACAGACGGCCGCCGGACTCTTCGTGCTCGGCCTCGGCTGGTCGGCGGGGCTGGTGTCCGGTTCGACGCTGCTCACCGATTCCGTGCCACAACCCGCCCGCGCCGCCGTGCAGGGCCTCTCCGACCTGACCATGAACACAGCGGCGGGGGTGGGTGGCGTGGCGGCGGGGCTGATCGTCTCGCGGGCGAGCTACGGCTGGCTGAATGCCGCCGGCGCCTGCCTGCTGCTGCCGCTGGCCGGGCTCGTCCTGCTGACGGTCCGCCGCCGCGCCACCGCGGCCACCGTCAGAGGCTGA